A stretch of Castanea sativa cultivar Marrone di Chiusa Pesio chromosome 2, ASM4071231v1 DNA encodes these proteins:
- the LOC142623977 gene encoding major allergen Pru ar 1-like yields MAVLTLTDEFTSPVAPKRVFKALILDADNLMPKLMPQAIKSVETLEGNGGPGTIKKITFAEGSHIKYVKHRTDALDEEKLTYCYTLIEGDDLLDKIESISYEMKFEPTPGGGCKGTNVSKYHPKPGVQINEEEVKAGKEKAMAIYKGVEAYLLANPNVYA; encoded by the exons ATGGCTGTTCTCACTCTAACTGATGAGTTCACTAGCCCCGTCGCGCCGAAAAGGGTGTTCAAGGCCTTGATCCTTGATGCTGACAACCTCATGCCCAAGCTTATGCCTCAGGCCATTAAAAGTGTGGAAACACTTGAAGGCAATGGAGGGCCTGGAACCATCAAGAAGATTACCTTCGCCGAAG GTTCTCACATTAAGTACGTGAAGCATAGGACTGATGCACTGGATGAAGAGAAATTGACATACTGTTACACATTGATAGAGGGTGATGATTTGTTGGACAAGATTGAATCAATTTCTTATGAAATGAAGTTTGAGCCCACTCCTGGTGGGGGATGCAAAGGAACAAATGTGAGCAAGTACCATCCTAAACCAGGAGTCCAGATCAATGAAGAGGAAGTCAAGGCAGGCAAGGAAAAGGCCATGGCTATTTACAAGGGTGTGGAAGCCTACCTCTTAGCCAATCCCAATGTGTATGCTTAA
- the LOC142625714 gene encoding major allergen Pru ar 1-like, translating to MGVITYESEVTSPIPPARLYKAFVLDADNLIPKISPHTIKSTEILEGNGGPGTIKKVTFHEGSHFKFLKHKIDAIDKENFTYNYSVIEGGPLSDKIEKISYETKLVASPDGGSIFKSTSKYYAKDDFEIKEEQIKAGKEKAAGLFKSVEGYLLANPDAYN from the exons ATGGGTGTTATCACTTATGAGTCTGAGGTTACCTCCCCAATCCCACCAGCTAGGTTGTACAAAGCCTTTGTTCTTGATGCTGACAACCTCATCCCCAAGATTTCACCACACACTATTAAGAGCACTGAAATTCTTGAAGGAAATGGAGGCCCGGGAACCATTAAAAAGGTCACGTTCCATGAAG GGAGCCATTTCAAATTCCTTAAGCACAAGATCGATGCCATAGACAAAGAGAACTTCACCTACAATTACAGTGTGATTGAAGGTGGACCTTTGTcagacaaaattgaaaaaatctcATACGAGACCAAGTTGGTGGCATCCCCTGATGGAGGATCCATCTTTAAGAGCACCAGCAAGTACTATGCCAAAGATGATTTTGAGATCAAGGAAGAGCAAATCAAGGCTGGTAAAGAAAAGGCTGCAGGATTGTTCAAGTCAGTTGAAGGCTACCTTTTGGCCAACCCTGATGCTTACAACTAA